The following are encoded together in the Cicer arietinum cultivar CDC Frontier isolate Library 1 chromosome 2, Cicar.CDCFrontier_v2.0, whole genome shotgun sequence genome:
- the LOC140919388 gene encoding uncharacterized protein encodes MASARLVFRDGGSSNKPPCFIGEHYDFWKIRMQANLEAQGDGIWDAVENGHHIPTTVINNKEEIKIKNSWTDEDKRKVLFDTKAKNMLQSALGMDELFCISYCKSAKEIWDMLEVTHEGTIEVKRSKLNTLSQEYKLFRMLPEESILD; translated from the coding sequence atggcttccgcacGACTTGTTTTTAGAGACGGTGGCAGTAGTAACAAACCACCATGCTTCATTGGAGAACACTACGACTTTTGGAAGATACGTATGCAAGCGAATCTTGAAGCACAAGGAGACGGCATATGGGATGCAGTTGAAAATGGTCATCACATTCCAACAACAGTCATCaacaacaaagaagaaataaagataaaaaactcTTGGACTGATGAGGATAAAAGAAAAGTGTTGTTCGATACGAAGGCTAAAAATATGCTACAATCAgcactaggaatggatgaaTTATTCTGTATATCCTACTGTAAATCAgccaaagaaatatgggatatgCTGGAAGTAACTCATGAAGGCACCATAGAAGTAAAAAGATCTAAACTAAATACACTATCTCAAGAATACAAATTATTTCGAATGTTGCCCGAAGAATCTATCTTAGACTAa